One part of the Drosophila teissieri strain GT53w chromosome 3R, Prin_Dtei_1.1, whole genome shotgun sequence genome encodes these proteins:
- the LOC122618832 gene encoding sterol O-acyltransferase 1: protein MAAERVEKRDEEEAQTRLPDLSFVHDKLQKFQSKMLSDFEQRLSCMVEDVLQDLRQRELRAHEFPNFEKSDRKSTWHNRVTNQAPADVSDAPNGHANGTEPRPPLQSETSVRKQRRQLPEKVFVARESYLTALLQVEHMRTIYHIFYIILVMFLLNVICYDYFVDGRFDLGLGTFRGGLRRLHWVLGVWLLEHVFVLALYFAFRGWALVRHRLKPHSSLQRFWSHSCLILYISSQLVFCFVSTSLCLKFNLPFVSACVLLLESTRLLMKMHAFVRYNAERVLNGKAKKEDAQKEKEASGLPFVPPLSCYTYFLFAPTLIYRDSYPRTSHIRWKFALNRLLEVVAIAFLYAFIHERHIHEHFGQYGLEPMGPSQLILKLFGMMLPCAVIFLCGFYLILHSWLNFTSELLRFGDRMFYKDWWTSHTYDGYYRNWNVVVHDWLYEYVYKDMYTHVFRGSKVAASLAVFMISAVVHEQVLGFALQMFFPVMFFLFGVVGVALVFLMRSAPKVMGNIFLWFSLILGNATLISLYAMEHYALKNCSLSNQSWTDRLLPAVWRCYN from the exons ATGGCCGCGGAAAGGGTGGAGAAACGagacgaggaggaggcgcaGACCAGGTTGCCCGATCTCAGCTTTGTGCACGACAAGTTGCAGAAGTTCCAGTCCAAGATGCTGAGCGACTTCGAGCAGCGCCTGTCCTGCATGGTGGAGGATGTGCTGCAGGATCTGCGACAGCGGGAACTGCGTGCCCACGAGTTCCCCAACTTCGAGAAATCCGATCGGAAGAGCACCTGGCACAATCGCGTTACCAACCAAGCGCCAGCAGACGTCAGTGACGCCCCAAATGGCCATGCAAATGGCACTGAACCAAGGCCACCGCTCCAAAGCGAAACATCCGTCCGCAAGCAGCGGCGACAACTGCCCGAAAAAGTGTTTGTTGCCCGGGAATCGTACCTCACCGCACTGCTGCAGGTGGAGCACATGCGCACCATCTACCACATCTTCTACATTATTCTGGTCATGTTCCTGCTGAACGTGATCTGCTACGATTACTTTGTGGATGGCCGCTTCGATCTGGGCCTGGGCACCTTCCGCGGCGGACTGCGCCGGCTGCACTGGGTACTGGGCGTCTGGCTGCTGGAGCATGTCTTCGTCCTGGCGCTCTACTTCGCCTTCCGCGGATGGGCCTTGGTCAGGCACAGGCTGAAACCACACA GTTCCCTCCAGCGCTTTTGGTCGCACAGCTGCCTCATCCTGTACATCAGCTCCCAGCTGGTCTTCTGTTTCGTGTCGACGTCGCTGTGCCTCAAGTTCAACCTGCCCTTCGTGAGTGCGTGCGTCCTGTTGCTCGAGAGCACGCGACTGCTGATGAAGATGCACGCCTTTGTGCGGTATAATGCAGAGCGGGTTCTGAACGGCAAGGCCAAGAAGGAAGATGcgcagaaggagaaggaggccAGTGGGCTTCCCTTTGTGCCGCCGCTGAGCTGCTACACGTACTTCCTCTTTGCACCCACGCTTATCTACCGAGACAGCTACCCGCGCACCTCCCACATCCGCTGGAAGTTCGCCCTGAATCGCCTCTTGGAGGTGGTGGCCATAGCCTTCCTGTACGCGTTCATCCATGAGCGGCACATCCACGAGCACTTCGGACAGTACGGTCTGGAACCAATGGGACCCTCCCAGCTGATCCTCAAGCTGTTTGGCATGATGCTGCCCTGCGCTGTGATCTTCCTGTGCGGCTTCTACCTAATCCTGCACTCGTGGCTGAACTTCACGTCAGAGCTGCTCCGCTTCGGCGATCGAATGTTCTACAAGGACTGGTGGACGTCGCACACGTACGATGGCTACTACAGAAACTGGAATGTCGTCGTGCACGACTGGCTGTACGAGTACGTGTACAAGGATATGTACACTCATGTGTTCCGAGGTTCCAAAGTGGCCGCCTCGCTGGCAGTGTTTATGATCTCCGCTGTGGTCCATGAGCAGGTGCTCGGCTTCGCCCTGCAAATGTTCTTTCCAGTGATGTTCTTCCTTTTTGGTGTCGTGGGTGTTGCCCTGGTGTTCCTGATGCGGAGTGCTCCTAAAGTGATGGGCAACATCTTTCTGTGGTTCTCTCTGATCCTGGGAAACGCCACGCTGATCTCACTATACGCCATGGAGCATTACGCTCTAAAGAACTGCAGCCTGAGCAACCAGAGCTGGACGGATCGCCTGCTGCCGGCGGTATGGCGCTGCTACAATTAG
- the LOC122618837 gene encoding cyclin-dependent kinases regulatory subunit, with amino-acid sequence MPADQIQYSEKYFDDKFEYRHVILPPDLAKHVPKAHLMTETEWRNLGVQQSPGWVHYMVHAPEPHVILFRRKRIPAEDAPQVAAANAAQAIANLCG; translated from the exons ATGCCGGCCGATCAAATTCAATACTCAGAGAAGTACTTCGACGACAAGTTTGAATACAG GCATGTTATCCTGCCACCGGATTTGGCCAAACATGTGCCGAAGGCTCATCTGATGACCGAGACGGAGTGGCGCAACCTGGGCGTGCAGCAGAGTCCTGGCTGGGTGCACTACATGGTCCATGCGCCGGAGCCGCATGTGATTCTATTCCGACGCAAACGCATTCCGGCTGAGGACGCTCCACAGGTGGCAGCCGCCAATGCGGCTCAGGCCATCGCGAATCTGTGTGGTTAG